The following proteins are encoded in a genomic region of Paenibacillus sp. FSL R7-0273:
- the ymfI gene encoding elongation factor P 5-aminopentanone reductase, producing MALTGESSKPIKEMTVLITGGSGGIGGAIAERFASVGMNIVIHYMHSHEAANDVARRCLALGAKVLTVAADMKDRGQLLRMAERLESSGMLPDILVNNAGKAHYGMLADVTEEEWDDVMSVNLKGTFLCSQIFMPYMVSQRYGRIINVSSVWGISGASCEVAYSASKGGVNAFTKALAKELAPSGVTVNAVAPGAVNTAMLNNLQEEELRLLEEEIPAGRLASPEEVASLVYFLALPESGYITGQVISPNGGWIT from the coding sequence ATGGCGTTAACGGGAGAGAGCAGCAAACCCATTAAAGAGATGACTGTGCTCATTACGGGAGGCAGCGGGGGGATCGGCGGCGCAATCGCTGAACGCTTTGCCTCCGTCGGGATGAACATTGTCATTCATTATATGCATTCGCATGAAGCAGCCAATGATGTAGCCCGCCGCTGCCTGGCGCTCGGGGCCAAGGTGCTTACAGTGGCTGCGGATATGAAGGACCGCGGCCAGCTGCTGCGCATGGCGGAACGGCTGGAGAGCAGCGGCATGCTTCCGGATATCCTGGTTAATAATGCCGGAAAGGCGCATTACGGTATGCTGGCAGATGTGACGGAAGAAGAATGGGACGATGTGATGTCCGTCAATCTCAAGGGCACTTTTTTGTGCAGCCAGATTTTTATGCCCTATATGGTTTCCCAGCGCTACGGCCGCATCATTAACGTATCCTCAGTCTGGGGAATCTCCGGCGCCTCCTGTGAAGTCGCCTATTCAGCCAGTAAAGGCGGTGTAAATGCCTTCACAAAAGCGCTGGCCAAGGAGCTGGCCCCTTCAGGGGTTACGGTTAATGCCGTTGCACCCGGAGCTGTCAACACGGCGATGCTGAACAACCTGCAGGAGGAGGAGCTGCGGCTGCTGGAGGAAGAAATTCCGGCCGGCCGGCTGGCCTCGCCCGAAGAGGTGGCTTCGCTTGTGTATTTTCTGGCCCTGCCTGAGTCGGGCTATATTACCGGACAGGTAATCAGTCCGAACGGCGGCTGGATTACGTAG